A stretch of Henckelia pumila isolate YLH828 chromosome 4, ASM3356847v2, whole genome shotgun sequence DNA encodes these proteins:
- the LOC140861724 gene encoding subtilisin-like protease SBT4.3 — protein sequence MHRAMQSLKLSSVLFVLCVLCRIICCHASDQERKIYIVYMGQIGENEESSSSTYHSSMLQDVVDSRFRGQSLIRSYGRSFNGFVAYLTHEEQEKLASKEEVVSIFPSKALQLQTTRSWDFMGLRENFHRNPTMESDTIVGVIDTGIWPESESFSDKGFSPPPKKWKGACKGGQNFTCNNSFKLSDESARDEEGHGSHTASTAAGNMVKDTSFYGIANGTTRGGVPLARIAAYKVCYPDLGCQSSDILAAFDDAIADGVDIITVSIGHSLPRTLDKDEVAIGSFHALQKGILVVQSAGNNGLSGITSVAPWIFTVAASITDRGIITNVVLGNGTSISGKSINAFDFKGKSFPLAYGQETSSGCTEPDAESCSTDCLDKTKVKDKVLLCNKDIGLAEAFRAGAVGAVLPLITSPSDVSFIVPIPISSLSLPHFHDIKGYFNSTKNHTVQILKSELVTNLNAPSIASFSSRGPNINFLNILKPDVTAPGVEILAAFSPLASPSENSKDKRSVKYSILSGTSMSCPHVAGAAAYVKSFHPDWSPSAIKSALMTTAWRMNATNDPYGEFSYGAGHIDPIKANDTGLVYEITAEDYIKYLCNSSYDASRLSKIIGRSIICPDKKSTSNDLNYPAMTFPFFPKGFESTQFSAQFKRTVTNVGSTNSTYKAITSTSLDYNITVTPSVLEFTALNKKQSFVLSINGKIEKMISASLEWSDGVHSTVRTPIVVYNRNYLI from the exons ATGCACAGAGCAATGCAATCTCTCAAACTTTCCTCTGTTTTGTTTGTTCTTTGTGTTTTGTGTCGGATAATATGTTGTCATGCTTCAGACCAAGAAAGAAAGATTTACATAGTGTACATGGGACAGATCGGGGAGAACGAAGAATCGTCATCTTCCACATACCACTCGAGCATGCTTCAAGATGTTGTTGACAGCAG GTTTCGTGGTCAATCATTAATCCGAAGTTACGGTCGGAGTTTCAATGGTTTTGTTGCCTATCTCACACATGAAGAGCAGGAAAAGTTGGCGA GTAAGGAAGAAGTGGTATCGATTTTTCCTAGTAAAGCTCTTCAATTACAAACAACAAGATCATGGGATTTCATGGGACTCCGCGAAAATTTTCATCGAAATCCAACTATGGAGAGCGACACGATTGTTGGGGTCATTGACACCGGAATATGGCCGGAATCAGAGAGTTTCAGTGACAAAGGCTTCAGCCCTCCTCCCAAGAAATGGAAAGGAGCGTGTAAAGGAGGACAAAATTTCACCTGCAACAA CTCCTTCAAGCTTTCGGATGAATCGGCAAGGGATGAAGAAGGCCACGGATCTCATACGGCGTCTACTGCAGCTGGGAACATGGTTAAAGACACTAGTTTTTATGGCATTGCTAATGGGACTACAAGAGGAGGCGTGCCGTTGGCTAGAATCGCTGCATATAAAGTTTGTTATCCTGATCTGGGGTGCCAGTCTTCAGATATATTAGCTGCGTTTGATGATGCTATAGCTGATGGAGTTGATATCATTACCGTCTCTATCGGACACTCTCTTCCACGCACATTGGATAAGGACGAGGTTGCAATCGGATCGTTTCATGCTTTACAAAAGGGTATTTTAGTAGTACAATCAGCAGGGAATAACGGGCTTAGTGGGATCACAAGCGTCGCTCCATGGATTTTCACGGTTGCGGCTAGCATTACTGATAGAGGTATAATCACCAATGTGGTTCTTGGGAATGGAACTTCAATTTCG GGAAAATCGATCAATGCTTTCGATTTCAAGGGGAAGAGTTTTCCCTTGGCATATGGGCAAGAAACCTCAAGCGGATGCACCGAACCAGATGCTGA GTCCTGCTCAACAGATTGCTTGGATAAAACAAAAGTAAAAGACAAGGTTTTGCTTTGCAACAAAGACATCGGCTTGGCAGAGGCTTTCCGCGCTGGAGCGGTTGGTGCAGTCCTACCGCTGATAACATCACCTAGTGATGTTTCCTTCATTGTTCCAATCCCCATTTCTTCTTTAAGTTTGCCACACTTCCATGACATAAAAGGCTACTTCAACTCCACAAA AAATCACACCGTGCAGATACTCAAGAGCGAACTTGTGACGAATCTTAACGCCCCTTCTATTGCTTCCTTTTCTTCAAGAGGCCCAAATATCAATTTTCTAAATATTTTGAAG CCTGATGTAACAGCCCCTGGAGTTGAAATCTTAGCAGCATTCTCACCTTTAGCTTCACCATCAGAAAACTCAAAAGATAAGCGATCCGTGAAATATAGTATATTATCCGGAACATCGATGTCTTGCCCTCATGTCGCTGGCGCGGCTGCATACGTTAAATCATTCCACCCCGATTGGTCCCCTTCTGCAATCAAATCAGCTCTCATGACGACTG CATGGAGAATGAATGCCACCAATGATCCATATGGAGAGTTTTCTTACGGAGCAGGCCATATCGATCCCATCAAAGCTAATGACACTGGCCTCGTGTATGAGATCACGGCCGAAGATTATATCAAATATCTTTGCAACTCTAGCTATGATGCGTCAAGGCTTAGCAAAATAATAGGAAGAAGCATCATATGTCCGGACAAGAAATCGACATCCAACGATCTGAATTATCCAGCAATGACATTTCCATTCTTTCCTAAAGGTTTTGAGAGCACACAATTCTCAGCACAGTTCAAAAGAACAGTAACAAATGTAGGATCCACAAATTCAACATACAAGGCAATCACCAGCACTAGTTTGGATTATAACATCACCGTGACGCCTAGCGTTCTCGAATTTACGGCACTGAATAAAAAACAATCATTCGTATTGTCAATTAATGggaagatagagaaaatgatatCTGCATCACTAGAGTGGTCCGATGGTGTTCATAGTACTGTCAGGACTCCTATCGTGGTATATAATAGGAATTACCTTATTTAG
- the LOC140861723 gene encoding uncharacterized protein, which produces MPSREPRTLPSDTEKNPKEQVKAVELRSGKKLNAKMTEQNENQKEGDQEASTFKISNSTQTPTAQPNIVIPPPFPASLKKAKIDAQFAKFLEVFKKLHINIPFVDALLQMPSYAKLLKKILSNKRKIEAHAMETWDGRATTYKNVFAACRQIHKISMRGRGDAINFGSTLLGNQESNIDVQKGKLSLRVGEEEITFDVFDAIKHSLHDHDFYRIDSLDSLLYNFVHGELKDPVEAALTSRGSDDAVDKEIANIIAYLNENPPLKKPLRLRLEDLGDRKDLSPQNPSLETTPTLELKPLPLHLKYVYLGTNNNLPVIISSLLTDAMEEKLVEVLREHKEAFSWKVANIKGINLSVCMHKILMEEKYTPLVQPQRRINPKMQEVVKAETIKLLDAGIIYPISDTAWEGIVLGHKVFEQGLEVDKAKVEVIKNLPPPTSVKGALKERLVTAPILVAPDWNLLFEIMCDASDTAVGAVLGQRKNKVFHTVYYASITLDETQLNYATTEKEFLAIVFAFDKFHSYLVLSKVIVYTDHSALKYLLAKKDAKPRLIRWILLLQEFDLEIRDKKSYSHSKIAHGFANFANYLVTDSMIRRCVQEEEMQPIMSHCHDREGTCNISNWNEIPLNNIIECEVFDVWGIDFMGPFPTFMKKYILVAVDYVSKWIEAKACATNDAHVVLKFLKKNIFNRFGTPRAIISDGGSHFCNKLFEKHLAKYGVTHKISTPYHPQTSGQVEVSNHEIKQILENTLNTSRKDWSVRLDDALWAYRIAFKTLIGTTPYRLIFGGKRLLQLDQLEEFWEQAYDLTLSYKEQTKRIHDKRIKKREFREGPFVIDKFYPSGAVVVKDSQAAQFTVNAQRLKHYMGENFDAKIGTDVFLSEKA; this is translated from the exons ATGCCCAGCAGAGAGCCTAGAACATTACCAAGCGATACCGAGAAAAACCCAAAagagcaagtcaaggcagtggAATTGAGGAGTGGAAAGAAGCTAAATGCCAAGATGACTGAGCAGAATGAGAATCAGAAAGAAGGTGATCAAGAGGCTTCAACATTTAAGATTTCTAACTCTACACAAACACCCACAGCACAGCCTAATATTGTCATCCCACCCCCGTTTCCTGCATCACTTAAGAAAGCTAAGATTGATGCACAATTTGCAAAATTTCTTGAGGTGTTTAAAAAACTGCATATAAATATTCCTTTTGTTGATGCTTTGTTGCAAATGCCTAGCTATGCAAAACTTTTGAAGAAAATCTTATCCAACAAGAGGAAAATAGAGGCGCATGCAATG GAAACTTGGGATGGGAGAGCCACAACCTACAAGAATGTCTTTGCAGCTTGCAGACAGATCCATAAAATATCCATGAGGG GACGTGGAGATGCCATTAATTTTGGGTCGACCCTTCTTGGCAACCAGGAAAGCAATATTGATGTCCAAAAAGGGAAGTTGTCATTAAGAGTAGGAGAAGAGGAGATCACCTTTGATGTCTTTGATGCAATCAAACATTCACTTCATGATCATGATTTTTATAGAATAGATTCATTGGATTCACTTTTGTATAATTTTGTGCATGGAGAGTTGAAGGATCCAGTTGAGGCCGCACTCACCAGTAGAGGAAGCGATGATGCCGTGGATAAAGAGATAGCAAATATCATAGCATATCTCAATGAAAATCCTCCATTAAAGAAGCCACTGAGACTCCGACTAGAAGATCTTGGAGATAGGAAGGATCTATCTCCTCAAAATCCCAGTCTTGAAACAACACCAACTCTTGAACTAAAACCCCTACCTTTGCAtttgaaatatgtttatttgggaACAAATAATAATTTACCTGTTATTATTTCATCTTTGTTGACAGATGCAATGGAGGAAAAACTAGTGGAAGTCCTTAGAGAACACAAAGAGGCATTTTCTTGGAAGGTGGCGAACATCAAGGGAATCAATCTATCAGTTTGCATGCACAAAATTCTGATGGAAGAAAAGTATACACCGTTGGTTCAACCTCAAAGGAGAATTAACCCAAagatgcaagaggtagtgaaagCTGAGACCATTAAACTTCTGGATGCAGGTATTATTTATCCTATCTCTGACACTGCATGG GAAGGGATTGTGCTTGGGCACAAGGTTTTTGAACAAGGCTTGGAAGTGGATAAAGCGAAAGTTGAAGTTATTAAGAACTTGCCACCGCCGACATCTGTCAAGGGA GCACTGAAAGAGCGACTGGTGACAGCTCCGATTTTGGTAGCTCCTGATTGGaatctcctttttgagataatgtgCGACGCAAGTGACACAGCAGTAGGTGCTGTTTTGGGTCAAAGGAAAAACAAGGTATTTCACACTGTCTACTATGCAAGTATAACTTTAGATGAGACTCAACTGAATTATGCAACCACAGAAAAGGAATTTCTTGCTATAGTATTTGCATTTGATAAGTTTCACTCGTACCTTGTTTTATCTAAAGTCATTGTGTACACCGATCACTCAGCATTGAAATATCTCTTGGCTAAAAAAGATGCAAAACCACGCTTAATTAGGTGGATTCTTTTACTTCAAGAATTTGACTTAGAAATAAGAGATAAAAAAAG TTATTCACACTCAAAAATTGCCCATGGTTTTGCAAATTTCGCTAATTATCTTGTCACAG ATTCCATGATAAGGAGATGCGTACAAGAAGAAGAGATGCAGCCGATCATGAGTCATTGTCATGATCGTGAG GGCACATGTAACATCTCTAACTGGAATGAAATTCCCTTAAATAATATCATAGAGTGTGAAGTGTTTGATGTATGGGGGATTGATTTCATGGGACCATTTCCCACtttcatgaaaaaatatattttggttgcggTTGATTATGTCTCAAAATGGATTGAGGCAAAGGCTTGTGCAACTAATGATGCTCATGTGGTATTGAAATTtctgaagaaaaatatttttaaccgATTCGGCACACCACGAGCAATCATTAGTGATGGGGGTTCACATTTTTGCaacaaattatttgaaaaacatttAGCTAAATATGGTGTCACGCACAAGATCTCCACCCCATATCATCCCCAAACTAGCGGGCAAGTGGAAGTTTCAAATCATGagataaaacaaattttggaaaatacaCTTAATACAAGCAGGAAAGATTGGTCGGTAAGGTTAGATGATGCTTTGTGGGCATATCGCATTGCCTTTAAGACACTGATAGGCACTACGCCTTATAGGTTAATTTTTG GTGGAAAAAGGTTGCTACAATTGGACCAACTAGAAGAATTTTGGGAGCAAGCTTATGATCTGACATTATCATACAAGGAGCAAACAAAGAGAATCCACGACAAGCGGATCAAGAAAAGGGAGTTCAGAGAGG GCCCGTTCGTCATTGATAAATTCTACCCATCGGGCGCCGTGGTAGTGAAGGATTCTCAAGCTGCACAATTCACAGTCAATGCACAGCGCCTCAAGCACTACATGGGTGAAAACTTTGACGCAAAAATTGGAACTGATGTGTTCCTATCAGAAAAAGCTTAA